A genomic stretch from uncultured Pseudodesulfovibrio sp. includes:
- a CDS encoding ABC transporter ATP-binding protein, with protein sequence MSAPLLELKDLQTYFYTRAGVVKAVNGISLTVNKGEVVGIVGESGSGKSVMGFSIMGLVDPPGRVAGGSIKFKGKELVGQSEADWRDFRGNRVAMIFQDPMMTLNPVLRIDTQMIEAIRAHEKVSKNEARRRCVEALGMVGIPSPEERIKAYPHQFSGGMRQRVAIATGLLNNPDIIIADEPTTALDVTIQSQILAEMQKLCRKTNMALMWITHDLTVIAGLAHRVAVMYAGTIIEEGPVQDVLDKPLHPYTEGLIGSVPSRNRRGQRLYQIPGTTPSLINLPEGCPFRMRCSRSSEKCLQEPPVTVMDDGRKVCCFHPGEQNRSNG encoded by the coding sequence ATGAGCGCACCACTTCTCGAATTGAAAGATCTCCAGACGTATTTTTATACCCGCGCGGGTGTGGTCAAAGCGGTCAACGGCATATCCCTCACCGTAAACAAAGGTGAGGTTGTCGGCATTGTTGGTGAGTCCGGTTCGGGCAAATCCGTCATGGGTTTTTCCATTATGGGGCTTGTCGATCCTCCGGGCCGTGTTGCTGGTGGGTCCATCAAGTTCAAAGGCAAGGAATTGGTCGGTCAATCCGAGGCTGACTGGCGTGATTTTCGTGGCAATCGCGTTGCCATGATCTTTCAGGATCCCATGATGACTCTCAATCCGGTTCTGCGCATTGACACACAGATGATCGAAGCCATCCGAGCCCACGAAAAAGTCAGCAAGAATGAAGCGCGTCGTCGTTGCGTCGAAGCTCTGGGCATGGTTGGTATTCCGTCGCCTGAAGAGCGCATCAAAGCGTACCCGCATCAATTCTCAGGCGGTATGCGCCAACGTGTTGCCATTGCTACGGGACTGTTGAACAATCCGGATATTATTATTGCTGACGAGCCGACCACTGCTCTTGACGTGACCATTCAGAGTCAGATTCTCGCAGAGATGCAGAAACTCTGTCGAAAGACGAATATGGCTCTCATGTGGATCACCCATGACCTGACCGTTATAGCAGGATTGGCCCATCGGGTTGCTGTCATGTACGCAGGTACCATCATTGAGGAAGGACCGGTGCAGGATGTGCTTGATAAGCCTTTGCATCCCTACACCGAGGGACTTATCGGCTCGGTCCCGAGCCGGAACAGGCGGGGGCAGAGACTCTATCAGATCCCGGGCACGACACCATCCCTTATTAATCTCCCGGAAGGATGTCCCTTCAGGATGCGCTGCTCCCGGAGTAGCGAGAAGTGCCTTCAGGAACCGCCAGTGACCGTTATGGACGATGGCCGCAAGGTCTGTTGTTTCCATCCGGGCGAACAGAACAGGAGCAACGGATAA
- a CDS encoding ABC transporter permease, with amino-acid sequence MAQQSESLFWQAVQEYFESRVATIGLILLTIIIAVALLAPYISPQNPYDLMTIDIMDSKLAPGGTTFDGATTYYLGTDSQGRDMLSSILYGLRISLGVGVLSTVIALILGAIIGLWSAYQGGKTDAFIMRTVDLQLSFPAILVALILLAILGKGIDKIILALVIVQWAYYARAIRSNVLVERNKEYVEAAKCLGLPNRRIMFGHVLPNCTPELIVISTVKVAGAIALEATLSFLGLGMPITKPSLGLLIANGFKFLQSGYYWISVYPGIALLILIVCINLVGDRLRDVLNPRLKR; translated from the coding sequence ATGGCACAACAAAGCGAATCCCTGTTCTGGCAGGCCGTTCAGGAATACTTCGAAAGCCGGGTGGCGACCATCGGGCTCATCCTTCTGACCATCATCATTGCGGTGGCCCTGTTGGCGCCGTATATATCTCCGCAGAATCCATATGACCTCATGACGATCGACATCATGGATTCCAAACTCGCTCCGGGGGGTACAACCTTTGACGGAGCCACTACATACTATCTGGGCACTGACAGTCAGGGCCGCGATATGCTCAGCTCCATTTTATATGGATTGCGCATCAGCCTTGGCGTGGGCGTTCTTTCCACGGTTATTGCCCTGATTCTCGGTGCCATCATCGGTCTTTGGTCCGCGTATCAGGGAGGGAAGACAGATGCCTTCATCATGCGAACGGTGGACCTGCAGCTGAGTTTTCCCGCTATTCTGGTGGCGTTGATCCTGCTTGCCATTCTCGGCAAGGGCATCGACAAGATCATTCTTGCGCTGGTTATTGTCCAGTGGGCGTATTATGCGCGCGCCATCCGAAGCAACGTGTTGGTTGAACGCAACAAGGAATACGTGGAGGCGGCCAAATGTCTGGGCCTGCCCAATCGGCGGATCATGTTTGGTCATGTTCTGCCCAACTGTACGCCGGAGCTGATCGTCATATCCACGGTCAAGGTGGCCGGAGCCATCGCCCTTGAGGCGACCCTGTCCTTCCTGGGTCTGGGAATGCCGATTACTAAACCGTCACTCGGTTTGCTGATCGCAAATGGGTTCAAATTCCTGCAAAGTGGATATTACTGGATCAGTGTGTATCCCGGCATAGCCCTGTTAATACTCATCGTCTGCATCAATCTGGTCGGCGACCGGCTGCGCGACGTGTTGAATCCGAGGTTGAAGCGATGA
- a CDS encoding ABC transporter permease, translating to MLAFLIRRITQSAVVLLVMSVLVFVGVFYIGNPIDILIAPDASPAEYARAVSEFGLDKPLWEQYFIFLKGALQGNFGNSFVYNEPALKIILDRLPATLELAFTAMFMAVFMGIPLGMIAGIQHDNWIGRNIMRFSILGFSLPTFWVGLMLIIIFSVQLGWLPSGGRGEPVEFLGMHLSFLSWKGLSYLILPASNLALFKTSLAIRLSRAGVQENLQMDYVKFARAKGLSNTRIIGLHVMKNIMIPVITVLGMEFGNLIAFAVVTETIFAWPGMGKLVIDSIGVLDRPIIVAYLLITVTMFIFINLIVDILYSILDPRVRLGDER from the coding sequence ATGCTCGCGTTTCTCATTCGTCGCATTACTCAGAGCGCAGTCGTGCTGTTGGTTATGTCGGTCCTGGTGTTCGTCGGTGTTTTCTACATCGGCAACCCTATCGACATCCTGATCGCGCCTGATGCTTCCCCGGCCGAGTACGCTCGTGCCGTCAGCGAGTTTGGTTTGGACAAGCCGCTGTGGGAGCAATACTTCATTTTTCTCAAGGGTGCCCTGCAAGGGAATTTCGGCAACTCGTTCGTGTATAACGAACCCGCTCTCAAAATCATTCTCGACCGTCTCCCCGCCACACTGGAACTCGCGTTTACCGCCATGTTCATGGCTGTGTTCATGGGTATCCCGTTGGGCATGATCGCAGGTATCCAGCATGACAACTGGATCGGGCGCAACATCATGCGCTTTTCCATTCTCGGTTTCTCCCTGCCTACATTCTGGGTCGGGCTCATGCTCATCATCATCTTTTCCGTCCAGCTCGGCTGGCTTCCGTCAGGTGGCCGTGGCGAGCCTGTGGAATTCCTTGGTATGCATTTGAGCTTCCTTTCATGGAAAGGGTTGTCATATCTCATTTTACCGGCTTCCAATCTGGCCTTGTTCAAGACGTCACTGGCCATCAGGCTCAGTCGCGCCGGGGTTCAGGAAAACCTGCAAATGGATTACGTGAAATTTGCCCGGGCCAAGGGATTGTCCAATACCCGCATCATCGGACTGCATGTCATGAAAAACATCATGATCCCGGTGATTACCGTGCTCGGTATGGAATTTGGCAATCTGATCGCCTTCGCGGTTGTCACGGAAACCATTTTCGCATGGCCTGGCATGGGCAAGTTGGTCATTGATTCCATCGGTGTTCTGGATAGGCCCATTATCGTGGCGTATCTGCTCATCACGGTGACCATGTTCATCTTCATCAACCTGATCGTGGACATCCTGTACTCGATCCTTGACCCCAGGGTTCGCCTGGGCGACGAGCGATAG
- a CDS encoding ABC transporter substrate-binding protein encodes MKKKLLISFVIMASLVLGASVAMARDLTIGLKGEPTSLDPHFHNVTQNNQMALWAFDKLVLQDSRQKLYPGLAEHWKPVSDTVWEFNLRKDVKFHDGTPFTAEDVKYTIERIPNVPNSPSSFTGAVGMITKVEVVDPYTVRIHTEKPAPLMPRNFASFTIVSKKASEGKGTEDFNSGAACIGTGPYKLVEWVRGDKIVYERNEDYWGVKPDWEKIIVRPISNDGTRVAALQSGDVDLINFVPPADVKHLKAAEGIVLSSSPSTRLIYLHLDSDRDDSPMVTGNDGNKIKNPLKDVRVRKAISKAINREAIAARIMEGLAIPAAQMLPDGYEGTSTTLKPEKYDPAGAKALLAEAGYPEGFKLTIHGPNDRYVNDGDIAQAIAQMLTKVGIKTEVNTMPKAVYFGKASALEFSLMLLGWATDTGEHTNCVGSLLHTYDKEKGFGSANRGRYSNPVVDQKLEQALVTVDPAEHNKIVIECVEAGMNDVGIVPIHFQVSVWGTQKGLAYNGRTDGYTLPYEIKAQ; translated from the coding sequence ATGAAAAAGAAACTGTTGATCAGCTTCGTCATCATGGCGAGCCTGGTCCTCGGCGCATCTGTTGCGATGGCCCGGGATCTGACCATCGGCCTCAAGGGCGAGCCTACATCGCTCGACCCGCATTTCCACAATGTCACCCAGAACAACCAGATGGCCCTATGGGCCTTTGACAAACTCGTCTTGCAGGATTCCCGTCAAAAGCTCTACCCAGGCTTGGCTGAGCACTGGAAGCCTGTCAGCGACACTGTTTGGGAGTTCAACCTTCGCAAGGATGTCAAATTTCATGATGGTACCCCTTTCACCGCAGAGGATGTGAAGTACACCATCGAGCGTATTCCCAACGTGCCCAACTCACCTTCTTCCTTTACCGGAGCAGTGGGCATGATCACCAAAGTCGAGGTCGTTGATCCATACACCGTGCGTATCCACACTGAAAAGCCTGCACCCCTGATGCCGCGTAACTTTGCATCCTTTACCATTGTTTCCAAGAAAGCCTCTGAAGGCAAGGGTACCGAAGACTTCAATTCCGGCGCAGCCTGCATCGGTACCGGCCCGTACAAGCTTGTTGAATGGGTTCGTGGCGACAAGATTGTCTATGAACGCAATGAAGATTACTGGGGCGTCAAGCCCGACTGGGAAAAGATCATTGTCCGTCCCATTTCCAATGACGGTACCCGCGTTGCCGCATTGCAGTCTGGCGATGTTGACCTGATCAACTTTGTTCCCCCGGCAGACGTGAAGCATCTCAAGGCAGCCGAAGGCATTGTCCTGTCATCGTCTCCGTCCACCCGTCTGATTTACCTGCACCTCGATTCCGATCGTGATGACTCCCCGATGGTCACAGGTAATGACGGGAACAAAATCAAAAATCCCCTGAAGGACGTTCGCGTGCGCAAGGCCATTTCCAAGGCCATCAACCGCGAAGCTATTGCAGCCCGTATTATGGAAGGTTTGGCCATCCCCGCAGCCCAGATGCTGCCTGATGGCTACGAAGGGACTTCCACTACCCTGAAGCCCGAGAAGTATGACCCCGCAGGTGCCAAGGCCTTGTTGGCCGAAGCCGGTTATCCTGAAGGTTTCAAACTGACTATCCATGGTCCCAATGACCGTTACGTCAACGATGGCGACATTGCTCAGGCTATCGCCCAGATGTTGACCAAGGTCGGTATCAAAACAGAAGTCAACACCATGCCCAAGGCCGTATACTTTGGTAAGGCCTCTGCACTGGAGTTCAGCCTCATGCTGCTTGGCTGGGCAACTGACACAGGTGAGCACACCAACTGTGTCGGCTCCCTGCTGCACACCTATGACAAGGAAAAGGGTTTCGGTTCCGCCAACCGTGGTCGTTACTCCAACCCTGTTGTCGATCAGAAGCTGGAACAGGCTCTGGTGACAGTCGATCCTGCTGAGCACAACAAGATTGTCATCGAGTGCGTTGAAGCCGGCATGAACGATGTTGGTATCGTGCCTATCCACTTCCAGGTCTCCGTCTGGGGTACCCAGAAGGGATTGGCCTACAATGGTCGTACCGACGGGTATACGCTGCCTTACGAAATCAAGGCGCAGTAA
- a CDS encoding M20 family metallopeptidase has protein sequence MDRFTPPTKHRKTIMDMIHSLRTYLEDNKSEMFDLLEQIVNINSYSANKEGVDKVVDVLEATFRDMGFTIRRQPRDVTGDNLVAESPARASGGGLLMIGHMDTVFPPEMGFDTYKNVGNTIFGPGVYDMKGGLVVGIFAAKALQAAGLLETIPVGFVYNSDEEIGSPHSRDIIVEEAKKSDFCFVMEGSGPDGGEIVTGRKGRIVFDLEVTGKAGHAGNAAFPKASAIVEIAHIITALEALNDPEAGTSLNTGLIEGGVGPNTVAAKATARVETRFTTMEGRNKVWSAINKIVASPKVPGTSAAIEIQIERPPMVPNEANLGLFSSVEQAAKELGLSVTSSFRGGGSDANVVSEAGVPVLDGLGSSGEKLHTPDESMKADSMVRQALLTALSAVRAYEKYA, from the coding sequence ATGGACCGTTTTACACCGCCAACCAAGCACAGGAAAACCATCATGGACATGATCCACTCTCTCAGAACGTACCTCGAAGATAATAAAAGCGAAATGTTCGACCTGCTCGAGCAGATCGTGAATATCAACAGCTATTCTGCCAATAAGGAAGGAGTCGACAAGGTCGTAGACGTCCTTGAAGCCACATTCAGGGACATGGGTTTTACAATCCGCCGTCAACCGCGTGATGTGACCGGCGACAACCTGGTAGCCGAAAGTCCTGCACGCGCCTCGGGCGGTGGTCTGCTCATGATCGGGCACATGGATACGGTCTTTCCGCCGGAAATGGGATTCGATACTTACAAAAACGTAGGAAACACAATTTTCGGTCCCGGCGTCTACGACATGAAAGGCGGTCTAGTCGTCGGCATTTTTGCTGCCAAGGCCTTGCAGGCAGCCGGATTACTGGAAACGATTCCCGTCGGATTCGTCTATAATTCCGACGAGGAAATAGGCTCCCCCCACTCCCGTGATATCATTGTGGAAGAAGCGAAAAAGAGCGATTTCTGCTTCGTCATGGAAGGCTCCGGCCCCGATGGTGGAGAAATAGTCACAGGACGCAAAGGACGCATCGTCTTTGACCTTGAAGTGACCGGGAAAGCAGGACATGCCGGGAATGCAGCTTTTCCAAAGGCAAGTGCCATCGTGGAAATAGCCCACATCATCACAGCCCTCGAAGCATTGAATGACCCTGAAGCCGGGACTTCCCTGAACACCGGGCTGATCGAAGGCGGCGTCGGTCCCAATACTGTGGCCGCAAAAGCCACGGCTCGGGTGGAGACACGATTCACAACCATGGAAGGGCGTAACAAGGTATGGTCCGCCATCAACAAAATCGTCGCTTCACCGAAAGTACCGGGCACATCGGCGGCCATTGAAATTCAGATCGAACGACCGCCCATGGTCCCCAACGAGGCAAACCTTGGGCTCTTCAGTTCGGTGGAACAGGCCGCAAAGGAACTGGGGCTGTCAGTGACATCCAGTTTCCGAGGCGGTGGGTCAGATGCTAACGTCGTCTCCGAAGCGGGGGTTCCCGTACTGGACGGTCTGGGGTCATCCGGCGAGAAGCTCCACACACCTGATGAAAGCATGAAGGCAGACTCCATGGTTCGCCAAGCATTGCTCACCGCCCTCAGTGCGGTCAGGGCATACGAAAAATACGCGTAG
- a CDS encoding HD domain-containing phosphohydrolase, protein MIDKRKLCSSSILIVDDNPTNIALLEDILEEEGYDNYTSTTDPRVVAELHAKENFDLLLLDIRMPYMSGIEVMLALQEQNQADYLPILVLTAQTDQQTRQRALEVGAKDFLTKPFDHWEVLLRIRNMLETRHYYKRQVMRGDILEEQVRERTRALNEAQLEIVRRLGRAGEYRDNETGAHVIRMSKVAEILARGLGLEEDMCERILHASPMHDVGKIAIPDAILLKPGPLDKDEWEIMKSHTTFGSDIMGDHPSDVILMASELALCHHEWWNGNGYPNGLEGERIPLCARIATVSDVFDALLSYRPYKEPWPVEKAVAYIEDASGTQFDPKVVEVFLASLPAIMAVREEHPDPEKK, encoded by the coding sequence ATGATTGATAAAAGAAAACTCTGCTCGTCGAGCATCCTGATTGTCGATGACAACCCTACCAATATTGCTCTGCTCGAAGATATCCTCGAAGAAGAAGGATATGATAACTATACCTCCACCACAGACCCGCGTGTCGTAGCCGAGTTGCATGCCAAGGAAAATTTTGACCTCCTGCTCTTGGATATCCGTATGCCATACATGAGCGGCATTGAGGTCATGCTCGCACTGCAGGAACAGAACCAGGCCGATTATCTTCCTATTCTGGTTCTGACGGCACAGACCGATCAACAGACTCGCCAACGGGCACTTGAGGTTGGGGCAAAGGATTTTTTGACCAAACCTTTCGATCATTGGGAGGTTCTGCTTCGAATCCGCAACATGCTGGAAACGAGACATTATTATAAACGGCAAGTGATGCGTGGTGACATCCTTGAAGAACAGGTCCGTGAACGGACACGCGCTTTGAATGAAGCGCAGCTCGAGATCGTTCGCAGACTTGGCCGGGCCGGTGAATATCGCGACAATGAGACCGGAGCACACGTTATCCGCATGAGCAAGGTGGCTGAGATCCTGGCGCGGGGCTTGGGCCTCGAAGAGGATATGTGCGAACGTATCCTCCATGCCAGCCCCATGCATGATGTGGGCAAAATCGCCATACCGGATGCCATTTTGCTCAAACCAGGGCCGCTCGATAAAGATGAGTGGGAGATCATGAAAAGTCATACGACGTTTGGCAGCGACATCATGGGCGACCATCCGTCGGATGTCATTCTTATGGCCTCGGAGCTGGCGCTGTGTCATCATGAATGGTGGAATGGGAATGGATATCCCAATGGGCTGGAGGGAGAGAGAATCCCTCTTTGCGCACGGATAGCCACTGTCAGCGATGTGTTTGACGCGTTGCTGTCTTATAGGCCTTACAAGGAACCGTGGCCTGTGGAGAAAGCGGTGGCCTATATCGAGGATGCGTCCGGTACGCAATTCGATCCGAAGGTGGTCGAGGTGTTTTTAGCCAGCCTTCCGGCGATCATGGCTGTTCGGGAAGAACATCCGGACCCTGAGAAAAAGTAG
- a CDS encoding PAS domain S-box protein, translating into MIFNSREPILRKLYSFFVLSGACILLTLVFHFLLERGQENSLRFEYNLRVKTHISLIVQQKIRALQNQFQYMLLSSSIVELDNANAEIGRLMERVQSAVSVMEHGGEYVANIFVNYGNKDVIAWPFHHDVAGSKSVSLSVVEMKTNLARLEDMRGEYYAVMRQAVFSPGGGTKAELTLFHKKIAPFFNRLVENSNRLYIESLESVTYAEKERKEQVLHYNWVASTVVPLFLVMTGIIALWIIRDIRRLLLERAEALAAMTEHKENLETTVFSRTKALRLEISERKRTEKQFANQAEFLTTVIESLGHPFHVINAHDYTISISNQAARDKALNDGIHCYSRNYGTKKPCSAEGRGCPLQVVKATKKPVILEHRVSTPSGGVQYLEVHGYPIFDSKGNVSQMIEYSLDITEKHLALRALEHSRDELERKVRERTFRLEREVEQRVEVQHELEASERHFRTLIECIRDIIVILDKDGVISYVSPSIETVYGYAPDLLVGKSFKEFVRVGDGSHMEVPSDTFFLDALHEDTPLEHMTVSSDGSLFFMESRVQDMFEDPDIGGLLITFRDVSARNKAEEMKSRLNMVIEQNPSSIVITDTSGNIEYVNPQFERLTGYSREEIVGRNPSILNSGLTDPALFVEMYEAIGKGEVWQGEFINKAKTGELYTENVIVAPIKNNQGEVINYVALKENITELKKAREQAESANRAKMEFLSRMSHELRTPLNAIIGFSKLLMEDKFGNLLPKQIGQVDRIHVAGNHLMQMISEILDFSRIETGSFSIRLESVQPMETIKECLMLTENMARERGVVCSVDDSFYSLPRLIVDRIRFKQVLVNLMSNAIKYNVVGGSVKLSSFVDGNVARICVTDTGIGIPADKQSELFTPFARMVEEQSGIEGTGIGMTITKQLIEAMHGSIEFSSTEGVGSVFTISLPCEERDISGPGLDMACKNADASALCILYVDNDSERINAMRETVSACPGMTLVIRRRWEKVLSAIDLLKPEIVIVNAAFAVQCHAEFLHELKSRGEASSIVLVQGDDEDSTLGVGVSASLPSSVSVQDILNAYNISQGKDYD; encoded by the coding sequence ATGATTTTTAATTCTCGAGAACCTATCCTGCGCAAGTTGTATTCTTTTTTTGTGCTTTCCGGCGCGTGTATTCTGCTTACGTTGGTCTTTCATTTCCTGTTGGAAAGAGGGCAAGAAAATTCTCTCAGGTTTGAATACAACCTGCGTGTCAAAACACACATCAGCCTTATTGTGCAGCAGAAAATCCGAGCGTTGCAGAACCAATTCCAATACATGCTGCTATCCTCTTCAATTGTCGAATTGGATAATGCCAACGCTGAGATCGGTAGACTCATGGAACGGGTGCAGTCAGCTGTTTCGGTCATGGAGCATGGCGGTGAATATGTGGCTAATATTTTCGTGAATTACGGGAATAAAGACGTCATTGCATGGCCGTTTCACCATGATGTTGCGGGCAGTAAGAGTGTCAGTCTGTCTGTCGTCGAAATGAAGACGAATCTTGCGCGGTTGGAGGATATGCGTGGGGAGTATTATGCCGTTATGCGGCAGGCTGTTTTCAGCCCAGGCGGAGGCACAAAGGCGGAATTGACGCTTTTCCACAAGAAAATTGCTCCATTTTTCAATCGTTTGGTGGAAAACTCCAACCGTCTGTATATCGAAAGCCTTGAATCCGTGACGTATGCCGAAAAAGAACGCAAAGAACAGGTGCTGCACTATAATTGGGTCGCATCAACTGTGGTGCCACTTTTTCTGGTCATGACAGGGATCATAGCCTTGTGGATAATACGGGATATCCGGCGGCTCCTTCTTGAACGGGCTGAAGCCTTGGCCGCCATGACCGAGCACAAAGAAAATCTTGAAACAACGGTCTTCAGTCGTACCAAGGCGTTGAGACTGGAAATCTCGGAACGCAAACGCACCGAAAAGCAATTTGCCAATCAGGCTGAATTCTTGACCACTGTCATCGAGTCTCTCGGGCATCCTTTTCATGTCATCAACGCTCATGATTATACGATATCCATATCCAATCAGGCCGCTAGAGACAAAGCACTTAATGATGGAATTCATTGCTATTCAAGGAATTACGGGACGAAAAAGCCCTGTTCGGCAGAAGGACGCGGATGCCCTCTCCAGGTTGTGAAAGCCACCAAGAAACCAGTTATTCTGGAACACAGGGTTTCAACACCGAGTGGGGGAGTGCAGTATCTAGAAGTGCATGGTTATCCTATTTTTGACAGTAAGGGCAATGTTTCCCAGATGATAGAATACAGTCTGGACATCACGGAGAAGCACCTGGCTCTGCGTGCGTTGGAACATTCCAGAGATGAGTTGGAGCGCAAAGTGCGTGAACGGACGTTCCGACTGGAAAGGGAAGTGGAACAGCGGGTTGAAGTTCAACATGAACTTGAGGCCAGTGAACGTCATTTCCGCACACTGATTGAGTGTATTCGGGATATTATTGTCATTTTGGACAAGGATGGGGTCATTTCTTATGTTTCCCCATCAATTGAGACTGTTTACGGCTATGCCCCGGATCTTCTCGTCGGTAAATCCTTTAAGGAATTCGTGCGGGTAGGTGATGGGTCTCATATGGAAGTGCCCTCCGATACATTTTTTCTCGATGCCTTGCATGAGGATACTCCGCTGGAACACATGACAGTGAGTTCTGATGGGTCGTTATTTTTCATGGAGTCTCGGGTTCAGGACATGTTCGAAGATCCAGACATAGGAGGGCTGTTGATTACTTTTCGGGATGTCTCGGCCCGCAACAAGGCTGAAGAGATGAAGAGTCGACTGAATATGGTTATTGAACAGAATCCTTCCAGCATCGTGATTACCGATACTTCCGGGAATATTGAATACGTCAATCCCCAATTTGAGCGCCTTACTGGTTACAGCCGTGAAGAAATCGTGGGCAGGAATCCCAGCATACTCAACTCCGGGCTGACTGATCCTGCACTGTTCGTGGAGATGTATGAAGCCATCGGTAAAGGAGAAGTCTGGCAGGGGGAATTCATCAACAAGGCGAAGACTGGTGAACTGTATACCGAGAATGTGATTGTGGCGCCAATTAAGAATAATCAGGGTGAAGTCATTAATTATGTAGCGCTCAAGGAGAACATTACCGAGCTTAAAAAGGCTCGAGAACAGGCTGAAAGCGCGAACAGGGCCAAAATGGAGTTTCTGTCACGCATGAGTCATGAATTGCGCACACCGCTCAATGCCATCATCGGTTTTTCAAAATTGCTCATGGAGGACAAATTTGGCAACCTGCTGCCAAAACAGATCGGTCAGGTTGACCGTATTCATGTCGCTGGCAATCATCTTATGCAAATGATTTCAGAGATACTGGATTTCTCGCGTATCGAGACCGGCAGTTTCTCTATTCGGCTCGAATCAGTGCAGCCCATGGAAACAATCAAAGAGTGCCTCATGCTGACGGAAAACATGGCTCGGGAGCGCGGTGTGGTTTGTTCGGTGGATGATTCCTTTTATTCACTGCCTCGCCTGATTGTGGACCGGATTCGTTTCAAGCAGGTGTTGGTCAATCTGATGTCAAACGCCATTAAATACAACGTGGTGGGTGGCTCCGTGAAATTGTCGTCCTTTGTGGATGGGAATGTGGCCAGAATCTGCGTGACTGATACAGGTATCGGTATCCCGGCGGATAAGCAGAGTGAGCTGTTCACCCCGTTTGCACGGATGGTGGAAGAACAGTCCGGCATTGAAGGGACAGGGATTGGAATGACCATTACAAAGCAGTTGATCGAAGCCATGCACGGGAGTATCGAGTTCTCCAGCACGGAAGGTGTGGGGTCGGTTTTTACCATATCCCTGCCATGTGAAGAGAGAGACATCTCTGGCCCGGGGCTGGATATGGCCTGCAAAAATGCTGACGCGTCCGCCTTGTGTATTCTTTATGTGGACAATGACTCCGAACGTATTAACGCCATGCGCGAAACCGTGTCAGCTTGTCCCGGTATGACCCTCGTTATTCGGAGACGCTGGGAGAAAGTGCTTTCGGCCATTGATTTGCTCAAGCCGGAGATCGTCATTGTCAATGCCGCTTTTGCGGTGCAGTGCCACGCCGAGTTCCTTCACGAATTGAAGAGCCGGGGCGAGGCTTCGTCAATTGTACTGGTGCAGGGAGACGATGAAGATTCCACCTTGGGAGTCGGAGTGAGCGCGAGTCTGCCTTCATCGGTTTCCGTGCAGGACATTCTCAATGCCTACAACATCAGTCAAGGAAAGGACTATGATTGA
- the modA gene encoding molybdate ABC transporter substrate-binding protein: MHSIRKSVLGLVALFLFFLVAMTGCQNNTESTQQRKTLVVFCGATMISPMMELARVFEQTHNVIVEMSYGGSQDLAKSIEVNQLGDIFIPGFKEFVDIMKVKGHVVDTEQVGQNELAIFVAKDNPKGLTGDLAQLVDPTLAVVIGHEDLGSVGKESKKVLSAQNIYESVVRNTVFMASDSKGLSLAIREGKADLVLNWKAVARLKGNVDSMEAIPIEGVVPRPLVMASLAHSANPELAKSFLQFSASPEGRAVFERFGF; encoded by the coding sequence ATGCATTCAATAAGAAAAAGTGTCTTGGGGCTTGTTGCGCTCTTCCTGTTTTTTTTGGTGGCCATGACAGGCTGTCAGAACAATACCGAATCGACTCAGCAACGGAAAACCCTGGTGGTTTTTTGTGGAGCAACCATGATCTCTCCGATGATGGAGCTTGCCCGAGTCTTTGAGCAAACGCATAACGTCATTGTGGAAATGTCCTATGGTGGTTCCCAGGATTTGGCTAAATCAATTGAGGTCAATCAGTTGGGAGACATCTTTATCCCTGGCTTCAAAGAGTTTGTGGATATCATGAAAGTCAAAGGGCATGTGGTGGATACCGAGCAAGTTGGGCAGAATGAACTTGCGATTTTCGTAGCCAAGGACAACCCGAAGGGGTTGACCGGGGATCTTGCTCAGTTGGTTGATCCAACGCTGGCCGTGGTCATAGGTCATGAAGATCTCGGCTCCGTAGGCAAAGAGTCCAAGAAGGTGCTTTCGGCACAAAATATTTATGAATCCGTGGTGCGGAATACCGTGTTCATGGCATCGGATTCAAAAGGGTTGAGTCTTGCAATTCGAGAAGGCAAGGCGGATCTTGTGCTCAATTGGAAGGCTGTTGCCAGACTCAAGGGCAATGTTGATAGCATGGAGGCCATTCCTATCGAGGGTGTTGTCCCCAGACCTCTGGTCATGGCAAGCCTCGCTCATAGCGCCAATCCGGAACTGGCCAAATCCTTTTTACAATTCAGTGCTTCTCCCGAAGGTCGGGCAGTCTTTGAAAGGTTCGGGTTTTAG